A window of Nicotiana sylvestris chromosome 8, ASM39365v2, whole genome shotgun sequence genomic DNA:
TTTAGTAAAGCTTTTTAGTTATATAAATGAATTAAAAAATGTCAAATAACCACAAAATAGATAAATGTGATTCTTGGCCAAATAGAGGTGTCAAGTCAGCTTTTTCATTcctagctatatatatatatatatatatatatatatattctcaactGCTTTCCAGTTAGAGCTGTCAATATGGGCCGGGTCGGACTAGCCCAGCCTACGTGGGCTTTAGCAATTGACGGGTTGGGTTGGGCTAGCCCACCATTTTGATGGACCTTATAATAATCAGCCCACCCCAGCCCTATATGGGTTACGGGCCCCCACAGGCCGGGccatcatttttaaaaatataattttatatttttttctttaatttctaaactaaaaaaaaataaaagttaaaaaaatcttATTGGAAAAATTTCACAAAACTTAATAACTTCTTATACGGTTCTAatatatcataataaatactaaaaaaaagtaaaaaacaaGACTATATTTAATTCATTAAAAGCCAAAACTCAAAACAAATTATTCAAGAGAACGCCCATGACGCTTATGGAATATCtaacacatcatcttcatcaaacacatttgaatccgctTATGaaaggttgtcttaacatcttcactttcTTCTACATCTACAATTCgtatgcaatattaattagttaaatattgagaataattaaattttaacgTTTTAAGACTTTGATCTTTTAATATGATGAGCTTAATAAACTTTAAGCTTGGGATACTCTTCTTGTTATTTTTTGTCTTATACTTTTCATATTTTAAATTCGTATTTTTATTAGGCCCACGGGTCGACATTACGGGTCACAGGTTTACTCGGGCCGGGCTTAAAAGCCTCATTTTTAAATGGGCTCCAAAAATTCTTGCTCAGCCCTGCTAAATTacggggtggggtggggtggacCAACGGGCCAAGCCCATATTGACGGCTCTATTTCCGGTTTTTCTTTACTTGGAGGCCAGTGTTACATAAATGGTTGATAAAGATTGTCAGGCAAAACCAAATATAGAATAATAAAATATGAGCAAcatactaaaaaaaaaatcatcttgAAATAATGGCTGGAATTTCACCTTTTAATTGGAAGCTTTCCCAAATGAAAACAAGGGGTAAACCGTTGGGAATAAAGAGTTGCTATTGGGCTTATAAACAAAGAATATTTTGTTTATTATATCATACTACAAAAACTTTCCAAAGTGTAACCCTGGCAACATAGAGAATTCAATAATGTGGCCGAGATTTTTTtcatgttgatgattcaaatccATTCTCAGATGGAGGCAAGACCTCTAGGCCTTTACATCAAAGCAACGCAGATGGCGTAGTTGATACATTAGCTGACAGCTTAAGTCACATTGCAATTTTGACTTTGAAAGAAAGCTGTCAATATGAGGCTATGAGCCATATCTTCTTATTCTTGTTTAAGGTTTAATATGATTTGTACCACTTGTTTTTTTCCGTTTGGACATTCCACTTCCTTGAGAAATTACTCAGCTATTTAGATCTGTACTTCTACATGTGCATTTTTCAAGTGATAAATGTATACACGACACATGCCTAGGAAAGCATTCACCTCTTGGGATGTGTTCTTGTTTCGGCTGTTTGTAGTAAACATCAGTATTAATGTCAAGGTGCACATGGCTTCCATTACGTGTGAATGATAAGTTGTCTGAAAATTCAATGTTAAGGACAAACATTCCCCCGCATTTGTTACAAATCCCCTGCCCTTTTGATGATTGCATCTTGACAAAACTCCTATGAAACCATAAGAAAAGAATACAGGAAATCTTTTGCTATAATGTGGCACAATCTcacaaaaatacttttaaaactCGAAAACATCTACATAAGTCGATTTTTTCGTCTGGTGAAGCTACAAAATTGGATATGAAGACAACTTCTATCACCATCTTTTTGGGGGTAGGGCAGTAGGGAGGCCGAATATTAAGAATGAAAAGAAGCAAAATGTTTCTCAAAATAAGTTAGCAACACAAGGGcaaaaacagacaaaacaaactTGTTAAGATGATACACCTCTTAGATCCTCCAGCCAGGAAAAAAACTTTACCAGCCAAGCTTTTGGATTATTGAAAGGCCACATACGACTGTTATTGAGTAGATACTACAATCCATGAACAGTGCATTCATAATGTTTTGCAATAACAATCCCAGCTCCAGAGCCTTCCCAATTTGATCAACCATACCAGCAGTAGGGATACTGTTTGCCGCTTTTTGATTCCTTTGGGACCCTGCTTCTTCTACGAGAAGGCGTGCAATAACAATCGATATGTTGGTCAACAACAGCAGCAGAAGAGGTCTAAAGAATATGACCACGTTGAAGAAGTGGCTGTTATAGGACACAAGAACCAAAATGGCAGCCACAAGAGAAAAGTTGAGGCGAATACTCTCAGAAGCAACAATTGCAGAACTGATTTTATTTGGGGCGAAAATATTGTGATAGTTGCTCTTCAGTTTAAAAAATTGACCCCCCTCAGAAGCAGAAAGGCATGGAGGATTCACAGGAGATGAATCCGGAAATAACTGCTCTTTGCCATCAAGATCCAAGGCAGGTGCACTTGAGGTTTCAATGTTCGACTCACATTTTCGCATGAATGGAGTTGTTCTGCTTTTGCCATCAGACTCATTATGCTCACCAGGCTCAATTCCACGGTCATTATCGGGCAAAAATGGTCCAGAAGCCCCACTCCCACTAATAGAAACTGTGAAGTAGCAATAAATGAGTGACAAGTATAATGAGCACTATCCTTTATCGAAAAAGAAAGTATAATACTAATAACACAAGCACTAGCCCACAGCATCACGACATAACTCTCACCAAGCTCACATACTCATTCCTTCCAATCGGACAAAATCAGAATTCTAAAACGAAAAGTTATTGGCAAGAAATCACAGAAGAGACTGGTCCAATTGTCATAATTTTATCCATGTCATAATTTGTCTAATTTAGAAGTCTGGGTACTGACTTTCATTACCTCCAAATATGCCATGATTTATACTTGTTTCTAAGTCTAGTTGTGAATCAAGGAAACTTTCCATAGATGCATTTCCAATAGTTCTTCAAATATCCAGCATTAAAGGTACTATAACAGGAAACCTCACCATCAATGCTCGCTTTTTTTTATAAGGTGAAGATTTTATCAAAAACAGTATCACGCTGATAcagtaaaaatacaaaaatagggatgcaacacgaggactaaTTGAATGTCTTCTTTAGCTTCTCAATTATAAAACCTATTTATCTTGGACCATAGTTTTTTACACATATCTTTAGAATTTTTGCTGTGAAAGAATCTATATATTGTTACTTACCCCCTACATCCCATTTATGTGGCGGTGTTTGACTCGACacgaaaaaagaaaggaaaactttaaAACTTGTGGTCCAAAACAAGTCATAATTATTTGTGTGACTTTCAATCATCTCCTCAAGGGTACAATAtgaattttaaagttaaattgtttaaataagGAAAGTATGACATTCTTTTTAGaatagactaaaaaggaaagtatgaCACATAAATTGGGATGGAGGGAGTATTAGGTATCCATTATccaaacttttttttaaaaaaaagtaggcaaataagcaccaaaattttcaaaattgaGCCTTGGCAAATCAGGTGATCTGGGAAGGATGAAGCATAAATAACATGATTCAAGCAATATTCTGCACCTGTTAACCACAACATACATTCTATTTCTTGTTTATAAAAATTACCTTCCTCTTGTAAAGCCCTCGTCTTAGCACTATCTTGGAGAATATTGGAGTAATTACTGGGATTCTTCTTATGTCAATAgataagagcatacaacaaaaaccagcttTTCAAAAGAGAAAAGCACAAAAAAGGGCGAGGTCCATGGGAGGAAGCAAAAAGAGCAAGAAGTAAAGGTGCACGCTTCTTTGAGATGAAATGCTATGAATTGTCCAGAGAAAACTGCAAAATAGTGGCGACGTCCATGGGAGGAAGAAAAATGAAGAAGTACGCTTCTTTGAGATGAAATGCTCCATttacagaaaatagaaaatatcAAACACAAATGAATTTAGTCCTACAATAATCAAATTGTAACTAAAATAACTAATTTCATTATCCTGCATACAAAAATGCAGATATGAATCCAACTCTTCAAAATTGAGATTTAAAGAACCAACCACTTCCCGTTGAGAATTTTTTGCGTGTCATTTTTTGAAAGCGCATTGATTCACTCATAAAGAGATAACTCCTTGCTTAACATAGTTTCATCGCTTTAAGCGATGTCTCTTAATGACAATTGACACCGACCCATTTCAATCCAATCCGTGGCAGGAGTATAGTTTCAATATTTACATACTATCAACATAAATTGGATATAAACTAAGTAATGTTAACACCGTTTCGCCGGATATGCAATAAAATGATTTCATttctcaaaaaagaaaaaaaaaaagtttatcaTGTTACTATACTTCAATGACATGAACTTGAGACCCGCCTTGACCTAAGAATCTATCGGACCATTTTCCAAGGGgccacatatatatgtatatatatacacacacacacaccaacATTGCTAGTTTTACCGAGCATCGATTTCTAGTTCTTCCTTTAATTGTAATCTTCTAGAAGCTTCTATAAACTCAAAAAATTCTATCAGTGGAGGCAAATGCCTAAGCTCGGCAGAATTACTCGCTACTTGTGCTGGTGGGAAGTAGTGGGAAGTAGTAGGTACCCCGGTGGATTAGGCGTTCTAATTGATAAACTCAcaaaattctaattattttttttggaCATAATACACCAATTAACTACAAATAATTCGTTCCCATTTTATATCCCCGAAGGGACAACTGCAAACAGTTTCTCGTAGTAAGAAACTTTTGATAGCAAAACAGAAAAAAGTAATTTAAATTGAATTATCACTTTACATGTACAAAAATCAATTAAAAATTGAAACCAAGCAAACAATTGATGTGAATATTAGTGTGCGTACCGGGAGACGATTGATTGGAAGGGAGGTGATCGCGAGAAATCCATGGAGGGCAAGAGGCGGTGTGAGAATGCCGAGATTCCGATCCCGGTCCCGATCCCGATTCCGTTTCTGATGATAGAGTTGGGATCCTGCCGGTGATAAGGGCTAATCGGTCATTTCCTCGTTCCACAATACGGCGCCGTCGGGTTTCTCTGCCGCTCGTCGCCATTATTATTCTTTCGTGGGATAAAAAAGAATTGAAGGATCGTCTCTGTGACAAAGAGGGACGAGTTCTTTTCTTATTCAGGTGGATTTTCATTAGTTTTCCTATTTTAACCTTCATCCTTCCGTCTTATTACACGTTATGCACCAAATAGGCAAGAAATTGATATTACCCCTAACTTATAATTTAACTAGTAAATTTGTCCGCGCGCGAAGCGCCGTTATAAAAAATCTCATCAAAttcattaaaatatttttaatagtTTAACAACTCTTTTTGTCTCAAAATATAAATTGATTAGATTTAAAAATTTAATTCGTCTTTACTACTCACCTAAGTCTTTTATAGATATTTGCTATTGACTATGGAGATTGTTAGTAAGGTTTCTGAGCCTAATCGCAAGAGAATATTCAAGGGGCTTAAGCTCATTTAATAATCATATGCAAAAGCAAGGGTATTAAAAGTCATACTCATCAAATTAAATAACAATAATTTCCATAAGAGAACACAAAATGTACAAATGACATGATTGCCTAACTTGAAAatgttttcaattttaaaatgtcGATAAATACATCAAAATTATTAATCCAcgaaaaaatgacaaaaaggaGACAATTTGGTACCAAGCTAAGGACTAGTTACTTATCACAAATAAAAGCACCCCATTAGCGTATTCAGTcctcgtcaaataaaaatataatacaGTAAAATAAAAATACTTCACTTTTCAATTCTATTTTAATAATTTGGATTGTCCAAAAAATATGGTCATATTTTCTCTACTTAGATCCTACACTCTCTCTGGAAATTTATTTAAAGAAAAGATCCACCGACTTGATGGAGTTTCaaaagtaaaattgttttctaCATAATTCAAATTGCTACTCAATATTTGATTATTATGAGACCGACATTTCATGGAAGAAAGATTTATGACTTTCAAAATGTTACTTTTACTTGAACTTTTCCAAGTATAATTAATTTTCAACTCTTACCTTAATAGTATTCCCAAATAAAATAAGATGGCTCAATTGGGACATAGTTGTAAACTACATTGTTCAATAACTTTGGCATAAACTACTTTATCACAACTATAACAAACTTAGCCAAAAGTACAACAACAAAAACGATAGGATATCAAAATCGTCAAAATCTAACAGAAACATGCAAAGTTCAATTGATTGAGAAAGTAATAAGACTATTCCTTTTTCTTGATGCACATCATATTGTAACGGTTCAAGTGCTACTATTTAAAAGAAAAGCCTGACAAACGCTTCTCCTAACATATATATTTACaaacaaaaaaatagtttgtgttatttacaaaaaaatagtttgtgtAATTCTTAAGATAAACAAATGACAATTACATCACACTAAAGAGGATGTGCAATACAATTCAATATGTATCTTAGACATACATATCCTATCTAACTAACTGACTAGGAGACAGTAGCGTTATCTTCCCTTTTCTGGTCTTTCAAAGTATCAAACTATAATTCTTCAAGAACAATTCATCATGTTGATCCAACCATTTGAGAAAACCACACCCCCAGACCTTGCTACAAAACTCAAACAAATTCAAGAAAACTGATTAGAAAACTTTTCAGTTGGAGCATCAATagaattaaaaaacaaaaattcagATAAAACTTCGTGAATAAAGATTTCTGAAACATCAATTAAACTTACATGTAATATCATTAAGCATAAATATAATTAAGATTCTAGTTATCATATTGCGTAAAGCTATTCATGTTTTATCAACTTGATGAACCTTACGATATGCAAATTCCGCACAAAATGAAACTATTAACTACCGGTAAAAATTATTATTACAGAATAAAGAAAACAATAACtgagtttttttttcttaaaattgaTTATAAGAAACTGACGATATAGTGGCTCGTGGGAATTCTAAGATTTAGGTCTCAATTGCATTATGACCTCATTATTAAGGTTTCTTAACCAAAGATGGTGACAtcaacaaaacaaaataattcaAAATCAACAAAATATCAATAAAGTTGTAATTAGTTCacaatagaaaaaaaagaaattgaatgCTTAGAACAATATCATATACTACAATGGTtacaaaatatttttataattaaggTACGACAAAAAAAGGTATTCACCTCAGCAGTGCTTGGCTATTAATTTTCAAAGGTCGATCATCATATCATGtagaaccaaaaaaaaaaaaaaaactgtatAAGAGGGAAGAAAGAGAATTAACCATTTATTAACGTCCGAAACATTGACAGGTAAAAAGATATACAAAATACAAGGGCTTCATACTCCACACAGATGCAGTCATACTCGATGGTAATCAAACACTTACCAGTGAAGCACGGGTCCATGGAAGGAAACTTGTGGATTTGGAGGAAGAAGTAAATAAAACGGAGGAGATTTAATTTATCGTTGAAAGTGAGAGAAGGAAGACGATGAGAAGTGTTATTATGCAAAAATATTTACCTCTGGTTGTAATAGAAAAAGATGTAATGTGTGAATGAGATGTGTATTAAGAATGAGTTTTTACCACGGAGAAGCCGAAGAGGCGTAATTAATATGGTTATAATTGTGGTGACCATTGGCTTTTTTTTATCAGATATTCAAAACCCAGCTTTATTATATATGTAGATGTAGATGTAGATTTTCCAATTTGTCTAGCCTTATCCATTATTCACTTTTACTCTCTTGAATCTTGTCCACCGTATTATTCACTCTCCTCCTTTATCATATGCAACCAACCAAACACTTTATTATTTTATGTGAATACCATCAACCAAACTATCTCTAAGATGCAAGAAATCTATTTCTATCACAAAATATGGGCATTGATATGGTGGCTACTTATTTACCTATACACTCTATGATTATGTAATTTCGCTTATACTCGTCCACACTTGCTCAGAAATATGAGTGAACAATTTGTCCATGTACAAGAATAACTCTATTAGCATGCTAGATAATGTCACACAGTTCAGAAAAAGTTACGAGATTCCAGTTGTGCAAGGGCCAGAAACATTTAATTCAATTAATCGAAAGATAAATGCCTTTAGGTGGATATTATTAGAGTCTCGGGGACCAAAAATGCAATCTCTCAAATGCTTTGAAATTTGAGTAAAATAACATATGGCCACTAGGTTTCTACAAATGCAGACTTTGGCACCAAATTCCTCTGCAGCAATAACGGATTTCGAGGACAAAAGGACTTTGCTACTATGCTAGTTGAGTTCTATAAGTATACATGCTGAAATAAACTTATAACACGAACGACTATTTCTTTTGACAAAATGGAGTTTGTTGATTGTAGCTTAGGCTGAATCATCAACCTCTAATAACAAaatataacaataacaaacaaaaggaaacgtagtaaaaagaaaataacaaaatgatGTCAGAAGTGGGATTTGAACCCACGCCCTCTCACGAGGACCAGAACTTGAGTCTGGCGCCTTAGACCACTCGGCCATCCTGACCTTATCTAAGGTGCATCACAGAATATTCAACTTCAACTCCATCTGTCCTGTTAAAACTAGCAAAGGACAAAGATCAGGTAAAACTAAAAGGAAATGTGTACATCCCATGCCTCCCTCATTAACTTCTTATGAGAAAAAATCATAACAAGTGGGATTATATTTGTATTTTGTTTGGTTGGAGGTATAAATTTGTACCTCTAACCAAACAAGGTATAAACATAATCCCAAAATCTTATCCCACTTTATACCATCAATTGTGGCATTATATTATTTCATCTTTTATGTGGTATAAATTAGTACCGGGattataccaaacgacccctaaggacCATTGTGATCATTTACTCAAAAACTCCAAAGTCCTAACTCCTAAGTATCAGTTTTCCCAATCAACTACTATTACTCTTCATATGTCACACGGTCCAAATTATAGCTAGGAAGCTGAACTGTATCAGCAGCAATGCAGTACAACTGTGACACAATGGCAAATGAGACAGTAATAAAaagtcttttacttttttttttatgttttaagaCAGGCGCACATTCGATATATATTGAGCCCGCTCTTTTACTCCTCCCTAACAAACATCACATGTTACGCGTTTACAACTAGACCAAAAACCTAAAATTCCTTTTATAGATTGACCATGACTCAGCTTGGACTGACAATGCATTCTAATCTTCATACGGCAAACATTTGATAATTTAGCATTGCTCTTTATTTAGCAGTTTCGGCGGTCATTGCATATGCAATAACAGTTACTACTTAGAAACAATTGGCAGTCATTTATGCATTAACAGGTACATATTGAGTCCGCCCTTTTACCCTTCTCCACCTAAATACCTGAACCAACAAAAAGCCCTTTATAGATTGACCATGACTCAGCCTGGATTGTTTATCACAAGTAAATCTTTTTAATCAGAAGCTGCAATGTCGAGGATTCATCTTCATACAGCAAATATTTGATAATTTAGCTCTGCAGTTTTGGCGGTCATTTTCGGTACGGTTTGCTCCAGAAAATTTCAGATACAGACCCAACCAAACACTCCAAGCAATGGATAAAAGATTTAATTGAATAAAGTATAATATCTCCCCCGTTACTATCCaacaaaaatatattgcattttcTGGAAAAAAACCTGCAGCTTTTCCTGTGCCGCTGAATCTTGATCTACAGGCTTACAGAGTAATGCTATGTGTAGCCACATCCATTTACACATCATTTCTACAAAGAAAGACACTATACACTGGAATCCCAAAATTTTGTGCTCCAGGAAAAAGATGCTTATACCTCTCTTGTTTTTTTCCCATCAAAATTTAAAGCTATTTTCCAATTTATTGCGTTGATGAACATATAGTCCGGACAGCATTTTGTTAAAACTATAAGTTTCTTATAATTAAAATTAAAGACGTGCAATATCACATGGTAGATTGAACTATACTAATAATTAAGGCAAGACAAATTAAGCAGGAAGAAATGATTTCACCAGTAAACAATTATACCATATAATATAGAAGTTGTGTGATAACACAATGCCAAAAACTCATACTGAGCAACATACAACGACGCCCAATTGGATTACACAAACAAAAACACTAAGCAAAAATCTAATTTAGAGCTCATCCTCCATCCTCAAATACTCTCCAATATCAGCCTGATGAAGAACTACAATCCCATTTGGATCCATTTTCCTACAATCTTGCGTACTCTTCGCCGCAACCCCAAAACCCAAAGGCACATCCGACATTGAAAACACCACCACTCCATCATGTTCGCTAATGCTCTCAGTAATCCTCCCAACCCCACCTTTCAATACATTATTACCGTACAAAAAACTCATCTCAGAGGTGGGTTTTAACCACACTTTGTGCCTAGAGTGACCTGCCAATATACCCAAGCACTGTACAGTCAGGTGAAATTTACCTCCTTTTGTGAATTTTCCTATCTGGGTTCCAAGTGCAATTAAGTTGTCTCGCTTTATATTCGTGGCTCGTTTGACCAGCGATTCTGATACGTAGTAGACTCTGTTTCTCTGAAGACGGAAGCAGTAGCGACCGGGAGTGTTGTCGGGTCCTTCGTGAGATGGGTTCTCGACTATGTTCTTCAGATTGTTTCCCACGAATTTGTGTAGCTTTTCGAAGACTTGTGTCGTTTCTTGCTCGTCCAGGGGTCTCATTGTATTGTTGCTGGCGTCTGATGAACCCTAACACCTCATTCTTTGCTTCTATTTCCCATCTTATACTGAATGGGCTAGGGTCTGTTGGGATCTAATTGGGCCTTAATAATCTAGCCCAACCTAGTACTGGGCCTAGCCTTTTTAGCATTTttggagagagagaaaaaaaaggtatgctattttattgctttcttaaataGATTAAACGATAAATTTATAAGCTATTCAGAGAAGTCACTACTATGCATTGATCTGCTCATTTTTTTGGGTAATCATCTAGTTCCTTGCATGGAATTGGAGGAGATATTTTTCTTATTGATAGCCCTGGTGCTAATTAAAAATAATTGATTTACTATATAAAAGTTGaatttgttaaagaaaaaaaaaaacttttgaagaGAAAGGTCCAAAAGATTCCCTCTAATTTCAAGCTTTGAATCAAAAGTCTTTCAATTTCTCTCTTCCAAATCAAAGTAGTCCTATTGacggaaaaaaaaagagaataaacaATAGTGAGCATAATTAATTATCTAAATTTGCAAAATCAGTGCAGTTTCAGTTCAAGGCACACATTCCAAATAACTCCCTATGTTTTGACGAGTTTTCAAAAAACTACTTGAATGGGATAATTGTGGTGGAATGGAATCGtcctttctcttttccttttattttttgccTCCTTAAAAGTGTGTGCAAGGCAAATTCAGCAACAAGCCTAAGCTCAGGAAACACTCCTTCCGCAGATAACTGGCAACCAACAATGCGTAAAAGCACATGGCTTTACAAAAACTAATGAAAGCATTAACTACACTTACTGCCTTCCATGAGTTCACAGACAATTTTCTGAAGCCATGTTGCTAGATAACCGTATACCCAAAATTATGACCAAGGTGGTGACAACTGATTTGCTTTTACAGAAAAGTAATGAAGCATTAACTACGTTACTGTTTGAACCAAAACAACTACACTTTCTGCCTTCCCTAAGTTCACAGACACTATTACTATATATGCAAAATTATGACTAAGGTGGTAACAACCGGTTTGCTTTTCCAAAAGCCGTACTAATTTGGCTCGGAAGGATAATCAACCAAACTGTACCAAAATAGAGATCGGTTCTAATGGCATGTCCTGTTGCAAGTGCGTCCTGATCAGTTTTCATCTTCTGAATCAGGAACGACAACAGACTCGGCAGCAGTATTAACAGTAGGTCTTTGCCTCAACCTATTTTTCGCACCCAGATGAGTTGTTTCTGGAACAGCAAAGCCATCAACTCCAGCTAGCCGCTTACTGTAGCGACAACTGCTTGGCCTATAGTCCAAGCGACTATTCTCCTTCATTGACTGCTTTCTGTTGCCAGCTATGTTAATTTCTTTCATTGAGTCAGTATCATCTTCATCAAGATCAGCTTCATCAACCTCATCACTGGTATCATCAACGTCATCATTGCTTCCTTGAGGCTCATCACTCTCAGTTTCACTGTCTGTGGCATCACTGCTTATGGAGTTAGATGCTGGAGAGGAATCCAGGGAATTAGTTCCATTCCTAGGCACATGCTCATTGAGTTGAGTTTCATTTGTTGGTTCTTCAATTCCCTTCCGTTTGCTAAACCACAAATTATTTGCCAGTAAGCCAAGGTTATGATCCGAAATGGATAAAAATAGTTGTGTCATGAATGGAAGAAAAATTAGCCTTGGGATGTAGATGAAATGATTCAagtcaaaactcaaaacaagctttgacatgaaaaacaattaaaagaaaaaaacaaaacaaaatggtAACTCTGAACCATTACTGCAACTGCAGGTGGTTTCATAGTGTTCAAATATGCTTTAGAAGAGAGTTTGTACTCAGATCATGCAAAAGCACCATAAAAGCAAAGCTCATTCTTGTTGACAAGAGTTCATATATGGGTGGATACCGCCAATTGAGATACAAGCAGTTAAGGGGGGTACATTAGTAAAGTAGGTTTGAATAGTAGCGGGAAAAGGGAGCATGAAACTAGGCATTGATCCTGAGGTGGCTTCAGTAGGAGTTCATCAAATTTTGGGGCAATGCAAATGATCTGATCATAATTAGTGTCAGAATATGTTCCACAAATGACAAGGCATCACATGGTGTAAGGCGATGTGATTAGATTCACATTTCAA
This region includes:
- the LOC104225528 gene encoding uncharacterized protein, coding for MATSGRETRRRRIVERGNDRLALITGRIPTLSSETESGSGPGSESRHSHTASCPPWISRDHLPSNQSSPVSISGSGASGPFLPDNDRGIEPGEHNESDGKSRTTPFMRKCESNIETSSAPALDLDGKEQLFPDSSPVNPPCLSASEGGQFFKLKSNYHNIFAPNKISSAIVASESIRLNFSLVAAILVLVSYNSHFFNVVIFFRPLLLLLLTNISIVIARLLVEEAGSQRNQKAANSIPTAGMVDQIGKALELGLLLQNIMNALFMDCSIYSITVVCGLSIIQKLGW
- the LOC104225527 gene encoding uncharacterized protein, whose protein sequence is MRPLDEQETTQVFEKLHKFVGNNLKNIVENPSHEGPDNTPGRYCFRLQRNRVYYVSESLVKRATNIKRDNLIALGTQIGKFTKGGKFHLTVQCLGILAGHSRHKVWLKPTSEMSFLYGNNVLKGGVGRITESISEHDGVVVFSMSDVPLGFGVAAKSTQDCRKMDPNGIVVLHQADIGEYLRMEDEL